The following are encoded together in the Xiphophorus hellerii strain 12219 chromosome 3, Xiphophorus_hellerii-4.1, whole genome shotgun sequence genome:
- the LOC116716934 gene encoding 14-3-3 protein zeta/delta-like, with product MSESSQKELVQKAKLAEQAERYDDMAAAMKSVTEEGEELTNEERNLLSVAYKNVVGARRSSWRVVSSIEQKADASEGRQAKVKEYREKIEGELKEICNDVLGLLDKFLIPKAEAAESKVFYLKMKGDYFRYLAEVATGDEKDGIIKDSQKAYQQAFDISKAEMQPTHPIRLGLALNFSVFFYEILNSPEEACKLAKQAFDDAIAELDTLSEESYKDSTLIMQLLRDNLTLWTSDNAVEGEESEEPKE from the exons ATGAGCGAATCATCTCAGAAGGAACTGGTACAAAAGGCCAAGCTGGCCGAGCAGGCCGAGCGCTACGACGACATGGCTGCCGCCATGAAATCGGTGACGGAGGAGGGCGAGGAGCTGACGAACGAGGAGCGCAACCTGCTGTCGGTGGCCTATAAAAACGTGGTGGGTGCCCGGCGCTCGTCTTGGCGCGTGGTGTCCAGCATCGAGCAGAAAGCAGATGCCAGCGAGGGCAGACAAGCCAAGGTCAAAGAGTACCGGGAGAAAATCGAGGGAGAGCTGAAAGAAATCTGCAATGACGTTCTG gGTCTTTTGGACAAGTTCCTCATCCCCaaagcagaggcagcagagagcaaagtattttatttgaaaatgaaaggaGACTACTTCCGCTACTTGGCTGAGGTGGCGACAGGAGACGAGAAGGATG GCATCATCAAAGATTCACAGAAGGCTTACCAACAGGCCTTCGACATCAGCAAAGCAGAGATGCAGCCGACTCACCCGATACGCCTCGGACTAGCCCTTAATTTCTCTGTGTTCTTCTACGAGATCCTCAATTCCCCCGAAGAGGCTTGCAAGCTAGCCAAGCAG GCCTTCGACGATGCCATTGCAGAGCTTGACACACTGAGTGAAGAATCGTACAAAGACAGTACACTAATCATGCAGCTATTGAGAGACAACTTGACA CTTTGGACTTCTGACAACGCAGTCGAGGGAGAGGAATCAGAGGAGCCCAAAGAATGA